TAAACACTGACTTGTAGTAAGATTTAACGCTGGCTCATGACTGCTCAGGAATTTTGCAAGGTGCCATGCACGCATATCTTTCCTCCTACATCATCTTTTCTATTATTAATGGTATGACTAAGAAGCCAAAATTATGCCAGGAAGCCAGCAGCTCCTTTGTAACACATATTTTACGCAGAGGAAGAAATActtgaaaatatatatatatatttcccaTCAGTTCCCTCCTTGTGTCAGCAGGTTGATTCTGCATTTAGTTATTTACAGGAAGTCACAAAGAAAGTCAGATGACTGACAGCTTGACTTGGTGAATAATATGAAGGATTGAATATAAATAATGGATTAGTTGTTGCTTTTTGCCATGTTTATTTGGCCAAGTCGAAACTCACTGAATCCAGGAACTTGTGGCAGATCTCTTGCCCCTGATCCATGTTTTATTTCATGGAGGAATATCGAGTGTGTGACAAGACAAGGGAAGGGAGGGCGTTTTGGTCTGTTGCTGGAATGATGCAGTGTGATTCCCGTCCCTGCAGAGGGGTTACATATCTTAAAGAAGGGAAAGTGAAGACTTAATTGATAATATAAATAAGGACTCAAGCATCATGTtatgtttcagtttcatttttttattccacAGAGAAATCCGTCCGAATTTCACGTAAATGTTGATGACAATTTTACATTGCCTTCGCCGTTTCCCTTTTCTGTGAAGGGCTCGGCGTGATGTCGTCGCCTCAGGTTAGTGCTGTGTCTGCAGCCGCAGGAGTGTTCACGGAATCACTGTGTGCAAAGATTGGAAGAACACCAGTAAAGTGTTCAGCTTTAGAAAGCCAACTTCTGTTATTTGTGGTTCTGTGGTGATGTGTTCCAGTATGCAATAACCAGTTTGATTCATTGGCTTACAGGACATCAAATCAGAGGGGATTGTGGAGTAATACCTGAACTTGTAGTCTGAAGGGAGAATCAGACCTAATCTGTAGTCTCTTCTGCTTCTGGAGATTTGCTTTTCAAGGACCCTGGCTGAGAAGCTGTGATCGCTGCATATGTAGCCCGCGAACAGCAGCTTCCCTCTGATATACATCTATCACATGAGCATATAAAAAGTACTTTACACGTCTGAAAGTGGAAGAAAACGCCTCTGCAGTCCCCCACTGCAGTTATTTTTACCCTCCCCACATGTAAAAATGTTAAGCGGggagggcttttttttttttctgcagagaAGTGGTTTACAAAAACGTTTCACAACAAAGGTCATACATCATGAGGTTATTTTTAAGCTTTAGATTTCAACACAGATTGGCGTTGATGCGACACCACATCCTGTTATTTGTAATGTATGTGCTTTCAGAGTTTCTGAGTAGGGCCTGCTGACCTACATTATTTAAGTGCTGACAGTGTGTCATGTGACTATAACTCAGACCTTTATGTTTGATAGTGAAGGACGTTAGCAAACGTCACTGAAGCAGTTGTCATTAGAGCTCCCTTTTGTATTTCCTACTTTTAATACTTTTAATACTTTTACAGGAATGTTTGGACATCAGGGGAAAGTAGTGGAGCGGTGCTTGTTGCTGCCACCCAGTGGGGACCATGAAGGCGTGCACTTTGCATAGCATGCAGCTTTTGGACAAGTCTGCAGTAGGTTTACTGACCAGGACCGTGCCGGGAGCAGCTCTGTGTCGCTGGCGCAGCAGGATGTTCTTGGATTCGTAGCAGGGATTCTCCATTTCTATTTCATACCTCACCACACGAAAAGAGTCCATCTGACACTggattttaagaaaaaaaaaatcaacctgTTACTGAATCTGACTGGCTCTAAGCAACACTGTTTTTACCCTTGAAAATGTGCCTCAGTATCACTAACATAACTCTTATTTTGCCTAGATTCACACCTGAGTGCAAGGCGATGTTCTGTGTTTGTTCTTCCTCCTGTAAAGATACTCCAGCGAGTCCTGGCCAAGCGTTGCGTGCGTGTCGACAGGCTGACGTGGAcaagtcacacacacaacaagGATCTGTTGACTCTGTGGAGGCTGGCCCATAATGAGAGCATCATACTCCAGGTCTGTCACTACCGGCATTAGTTTAGTGCTGCAGCAGCAACTCCTCCGCTGCCCTTCCCCCAGCAGTGCCGCTCTGAGTAGATCCGGGCACACTGTgagggggacagagggggggaacGGTGCCACTGCAGGAAGGAGGGTGACGGCGGCCATCTGCAATTCGGGATTATTTGGAAGAAAAACTGACCTGGGAGACAGGGAATCTGATGTTTTATAAGGCTACTAAAACATGTAGCAATTGACTTTTTTCATCAAACTAGAGCGTCTGGTCTTACTCTGGTTTGATGCTCCCGTAAATCCGAAGGGGTCCTAGCTGCGTGAATCCACGTTCCTTCTTTTCAGGCTTTCTAGGTGTCCTGACAACAAACAGgtcaaaaaaaagttaaactgttCTTTAGTGTGCCTTTCAATAATGCAGCAAAGATCTAGTGCAAGTGTAGCACAAGtgaagcactgaaactgctccgcaatgtgtttctgttactgcagctcAAGAATAACTAAAGCAGGTGCCGTTATAACTCGCTGGTTGAGCAGGTAATCCATACACTGTAAAGCAGTTTTTGTCCCCGCTGGCCTCTCGGCTAAGTCCATCATgaaaaatgcatattttaaaaTCTCAATGAGacttttacctggataaataaataatatatataaattcTCTTTAGTGTGTTTACTTGGTTAAGTTATCCAGAGTAGAAACATCCAGATATCGCTGTATGTCACATCATTTTCACACATCCACTGGAGCACTGAGCCCTTCTAAATGTCGCCCAGTGGAGCTGTATGTCGGGAGGAAAATGTCCAACtcattaaatgtttttcaaactgCTACATCTTCAGGGTGAAGACTGTGTAATGTTTAATTTCATCTCTGTGAGAGTAGCGAAGGTATTTGCCCAGTGAATTTACAGAGCACCATCGGGTGCCATGTGTCCTGTTTCTAGCAGTTTTGGAAATCGACTGAAGAGCAAAATCTCctgaaaatgtcagaaaatgtcCTGACCTGATCCTCCTAACATAACATTGTtcagagtttgtgtgtggaaaTGGCTTTAGCGTGCACCTAGGCAGGACAACGGGAAAGTCCGGCGCTCTTTCGGCTGATTGCGACAGGTGTCCGTGAAGCTCCCGAAACTCATCTCTGCTATCCTCCGGCTGGACAGGGTTAGCATTTACTCGTTCAGGTAGCTTCACAGAGGGCAGAGCAGCTGACTGTGCCTCTTTTCTCGGCCTGGTCCTCGGTGGGGCATCTGGCATCCGCTTTGAGCCAGGACACTTGATacctgaaggagaggaagaggTCACTCAGAAATGCACACAGATACAGAGTTGCACAGATGACCGTGAACAAGATCCTCATGGAACTATTCAATAATGTCGAGTTTGCAGGATAAAGTGATCCTGTAACTTTTTGCTTCATTGAACTATTCCAAGCAGCTCCGACCAGGTCAGGTTTTCTTGATGTTACAACCAGCTGTTGCAGTTTTATCACATGTGGGGAGAACAGGGTGAATGTCAGAGAAGCTAGAGAGGCTATGTTTGGAAGCTGTGAGCGTGTAAGTACCGACAGCCACACGATAACAGTCCAACCAATCTTCCACGGTTTTGTGTACTCTTTGCTGAAGCCTGATCAGTGTCCCGCTAGGATGACCTCCTCTTTTCCAGTGTGCTGACGACTCCTCCTGCCTCTTCCCTTCTCTCACCATCTGGAGAGCATCCCGAGAGCACACCGACTTCTGCCACACAACATTATGTGCGCATGGTAGATTATGTTATGTAAAGCATTTAGCTAGCTGCTCTATACACAGCAACCACCGACTATTTGTGCACAAACGCACTGGTGGCTATTAAGCTAACTGCTCCTCTTTATCTAATCAGCTGTTTGATTcactgtttgtgtcacttttccACTCAGACACAATCATCTGATCATTAAAAGTGTCTTACATGTGTCAGTGGGGGATACAGGAGGTCTTGAGCAGCATCAGAGATAAACGTTTCCCGAGTCTTCAAATAAGACTGCAAATGCAGAACTGATATTACAGAGAAATATTTTAGCTTCCTCAATATCAAGGTGAAAAACAATGTAATCTTACTGTTTCCTTTGGCTGATTAAGGTGAGACCGAGCAGAAAGCGGAAGCTGGGCGGTTTCATTTTCACACCTGAAGGTGAGCACTGCAGACGTACCGCTGGACAGACTCACAGACACGTGATCAGAAATCTGCAGGAGACAAGCAAACACTTTTATCGGTTATTAGAAAATGAAAACCCTAAAGAACAGCAAAGTGGCATAAAGAGTTAGCAAGTCCTCCTGTCTTTGTCGCCTGAAACGATCCAATCTAAAGCAAAGAAACCCTGCAGACAATAAAATATGAATCTCTACGTCCTGTCAGAGACAGTTAGTGTTGCTGGGATTTATGCATGAGTAGGAAATCTACACCGTAGCTACATCGTAACCGCAAACCCCACTGAAACCCTACAAAGTGAGCTGATGTGCATGAGAGTGGATTATATATCCTGAACCCTAAAGTATAACATTGACAACAAAACTCCCccatcatatttttatgatttttttccaAGTCTCTTGTGGTTATAGTACCATAACATATGATTTAGCATATGTAATTCCAAAGGCAAAAACCACAGGGACCAAAAATCATTTAGAtagtttgctaaaaaaaaatgtaatattcatatttattttcaacttagtaattttttaaaggtttttcagaTGTAAAAGCATTCTTGCCTAACAAAATGAGGAGTGCtgcataaaatgtttttattatttcattgaaattcaataaaaaaaaatcaatcagctGCCTCCCCAGAAATATAAGTACACACTGTACTGCCAGTTCCTCCTGTGTGTCTCTGGCTACTTTTGCTCCGAATTTTTCAGTTTATTGATGAGAGAATAGCAACAACAACATCGAGAGGAGTTTAATTCGTAGACCCCACCTGTATTGCAATCTTTTCCCTGTGATATGGCTTCCAACTCCACTCCTTAGTTTTGTTTCCGTAAATATCGCACACGAATCCACCGTTCTGGTCCCACAGTGCTGTGACGGCCGAGCTGCATTAACAGTTacaaaagatttaaaacaaacaggCGAAGCATGTGCAACAGAATTTTGTTATACGTGTATTTTTACATGTTACTTCATATTTttcagtaagaaaaaaaaaatgaaaagaatggaAGCCACCTGGCATGCACTCACCTGAGAGGACGCGTGACGGCCCCGCGCCCAAATGCTGTAATAGTCGCGAGGATGGTGGGAAATTGGCTGTCAGTGAACACATTGGTATAGAAGCCTCCGCAGGGCAGGCCTGAGTGACTCTGGCACACTGCCATGCAACCAGATGGGTAACTGAGGGGCCACAATTACAGGTCATAAGGTCAGCAGCAGTGACACATTTTCCATATGCCCAAATCCGCCTTTAATTCTGGACACTCATTAAAATTGAAATCTTTATGAATAAACATGATGAGAAAAAGATGATACTATATGAATGAGGAGCCATCGTTGATCCTGTAGTGCAGTTTTTGCCGGGCAGGATCCTGCTGTTTCACTTCTGGTATCTGTGGCATCCCGTTGACTAAAGAGGAAGGATGGTCCTTTCTTCTCCTGCGTGTCACGTTAGCCTTCGTATCCCCATAGTGACGGAGGATAAGCTGTTCGTTCGGATCCAGCTCAGTTGTTGGCAGTTTTCTACGTTAAAAAAAATACGGTTAAGTGTAAACGTTTTTGGACAAATGTGACTTTTGTCGTTTTCGTGTGAGTGTTCTTGACTGGGTTAGATGTTGTGAAGGGGTTTTTTTGAACCATGGAAATAAGCCGTCATCTTTTGGTGTTGTTCTATTTGTTGATTTTGCTACTCCTAAAGTTTTTGCTCCGTCTCTGAtaggtttgttttttccccatcttCAGATGGCCTTTGCTTTTACTGACCTTTCTTTGGACCTCATATtgagaatttaaatgaaaaactatCAAATGCAATTGCATCATTTGAAATCAACTCCAGATCTTTTATCTGCCCAATTAGTCATGAGATAAAGAGGGAATCGACCTCATTTGACCATCAAACAGTTCCAAACAGTTTATGTGCAACCTTTGTCAAACCCTttgaaataaaactaaaagtcaGCACTTCAACCACATATTGACTGTTTGATTTCAGATCCCCTGTGttgtgtacagaggcaaaattacaaataaatgtGTCACTGTCCAAAAGCCTATGGACCTTAACGTATATTAAACAATGCATGTGAAAGTACTGGATTATATTGCTTTAACCAGATAAGGATTTCAGTAACTGATGACCAAATGTAAAATAGCCTGAAATTCAATCAAAATGGATTCATCAGATCAGCCGACCAACAGGATCTGATCATTTGGAAATGCAAATGCTATTAATGCAGAAACAGACGCTGACAACTCACTCTGGATCTTTTGCTCCCTGCAGTCTCTCCACCACCCACTGATACAAACTGATCCTGTTCAGCACATCACTGGAGGCCTGATTAGGCTGAGCGATCAAAcctgcacacaaaacacacgacACAGCGGAGGCAGTGACAGAGTCATCTACGCAGTGCTGCAGCTGCATGTCATACCTGCATGTTTACACTTACTGGATGAGATGGAGGGAGTGGCTGCTGTGGAGCTGCGAGCTGTTTAAGAGCAAGAATGTGAAACTTAGTCTTAGAAGGATTATAATACAATTTCCAAGGAATTTCACGTAAATGCACTCCAAACTCAgagtgcaatgctcagagaaactgcaaaaagaaaacaaacaaacaaacaaacaaacaaacaaaaaacaagagctacatctcagttTCTACATGCCTCACAAAagaagactgaacaagtatgggcTGTTGGAAAGGTCCAATTTGGGGGGGGGATTAGATGGATACCTTCCTGGTATGTTATCTTCCCTTGTAGTGTTTTTATGGCCACAGAAATGTGCCTGAAATTATTTCTTTTACCTCTACTGCATCTTGGCTCGCTCTTTTTCACATGTGGGTTTAGTTTGGCTCGCGACTTTCTCCCTGTGAAACCAGCACTTCTTGCTGCGCACGGGTTCTCCTCTGCCGTTTCCTCCCGGCCGCTGGCTGACACCTGGCGGGGAGGTTGCTGCAGCTTCGGGGAGCCCACAGACTTCGGTAGCTTGTCAGTCAGTTTGGGACTTGAACGCAGCGCCCCTGCAGTCAGATCGTGCCAGGAGCAGTTCAGAATATTTACAACCCCGTGAGGAAGACGCCTCTCATCAGCCCACCTATGCTGCCAAAGCAGGCGAGCCAATTCATTTAATAACTGAGGCGCTGCTTGCTTGTATGCCTCGATCGAACCGTTCAGGGTTAAAGCAGACGATGTGCCAGGTTTATCGCCTTCTTCCTCCCTTCCCTCGTTCTCCTCCAGATTACTATGAGAAAATAAGACAGGTTATTTACAGTAAACCACgtttccttctcctcctccttttgcACATTCTGACAGAGATGCtcccacagcagatcatctctGTCAGAATGTGCAAGCCTCTAATTACCTTCGTATCCTGCCCTCGAATTGTGCTCCTCCATTTATCACACtcaaatgtaaaatgtttcCTCGCTCTCCTTTAACTCGATTTCGTCCTGCTGGCTGCAGAGAGGCAAGTGGACGGTAAAAGTTGTGCTCTTTCTTTTAAACTACACAGTCAGCAAAACGCATCCTCACCTCACCTGATCAAAGAAATAAAAGGGCCCCCGTCTGCCTTCTGTCCCACCAGAAGAACTCATTTCCCGTTACAAAGGGAGAAATCCCCCACACTGTATCTCTTTGCAGCAAAGCAAAAGTAACCTAGCTGAGAAAAAGTGCTTCAAGATCAACATTTCACTCCAGCAAATACCCCCCTCTCCGTTCATGTTCTCGCCTTGTTGCTTGGATACGCACTTCTCGCGTTACGCACGTtaatgatcgactctgggcatCAAATTGAATCTGTGACAGTGCAAACAAcaatacgttactctcaataACAGATAAGGTGTCGAGCGTTTGGCAATGTGGacacacaaagagaaagaaagggcgCGCAGGTTGATACTGAGGAGCTGCAGCAGTCAGGTGTGCGCTGGGCTGCCAGGTAACCTGAAACTCAGCCGCTGGACGATCGGAGAAAGTGATGAGTCCAGCACAGTGCAGCTTTTAAAGGCCACACACCGGGACAGGACTGTCACATACATCTGAGCATCACAGGAACTGT
The Maylandia zebra isolate NMK-2024a linkage group LG7, Mzebra_GT3a, whole genome shotgun sequence DNA segment above includes these coding regions:
- the LOC101473084 gene encoding uncharacterized protein LOC101473084 isoform X4, producing the protein MSSSGGTEGRRGPFYFFDQPAGRNRVKGERGNILHLSVINGGAQFEGRIRSNLEENEGREEEGDKPGTSSALTLNGSIEAYKQAAPQLLNELARLLWQHRWADERRLPHGVVNILNCSWHDLTAGALRSSPKLTDKLPKSVGSPKLQQPPRQVSASGREETAEENPCAARSAGFTGRKSRAKLNPHVKKSEPRCSRARSSTAATPSISSSLIAQPNQASSDVLNRISLYQWVVERLQGAKDPEKLPTTELDPNEQLILRHYGDTKANVTRRRRKDHPSSLVNGMPQIPEVKQQDPARQKLHYRINDGSSFIYYPSGCMAVCQSHSGLPCGGFYTNVFTDSQFPTILATITAFGRGAVTRPLSSAVTALWDQNGGFVCDIYGNKTKEWSWKPYHREKIAIQISDHVSVSLSSGTSAVLTFRCENETAQLPLSARSHLNQPKETSYLKTRETFISDAAQDLLYPPLTHKSVCSRDALQMVREGKRQEESSAHWKRGGHPSGTLIRLQQRVHKTVEDWLDCYRVAVGIKCPGSKRMPDAPPRTRPRKEAQSAALPSVKLPERVNANPVQPEDSRDEFRELHGHLSQSAERAPDFPVVLPRTPRKPEKKERGFTQLGPLRIYGSIKPEWPPSPSFLQWHRSPPLSPSQCARIYSERHCWGKGSGGVAAAALN
- the LOC101473084 gene encoding uncharacterized protein C3orf20 isoform X2, yielding MSSSGGTEGRRGPFYFFDQPAGRNRVKGERGNILHLSVINGGAQFEGRIRSNLEENEGREEEGDKPGTSSALTLNGSIEAYKQAAPQLLNELARLLWQHRWADERRLPHGVVNILNCSWHDLTAGALRSSPKLTDKLPKSVGSPKLQQPPRQVSASGREETAEENPCAARSAGFTGRKSRAKLNPHVKKSEPRCSRARSSTAATPSISSSLIAQPNQASSDVLNRISLYQWVVERLQGAKDPEKLPTTELDPNEQLILRHYGDTKANVTRRRRKDHPSSLVNGMPQIPEVKQQDPARQKLHYRINDGSSFIYYPSGCMAVCQSHSGLPCGGFYTNVFTDSQFPTILATITAFGRGAVTRPLSSAVTALWDQNGGFVCDIYGNKTKEWSWKPYHREKIAIQISDHVSVSLSSGTSAVLTFRCENETAQLPLSARSHLNQPKETKSVCSRDALQMVREGKRQEESSAHWKRGGHPSGTLIRLQQRVHKTVEDWLDCYRVAVGIKCPGSKRMPDAPPRTRPRKEAQSAALPSVKLPERVNANPVQPEDSRDEFRELHGHLSQSAERAPDFPVVLPRTPRKPEKKERGFTQLGPLRIYGSIKPESVFLPNNPELQMAAVTLLPAVAPFPPSVPLTVCPDLLRAALLGEGQRRSCCCSTKLMPVVTDLEYDALIMGQPPQSQQILVVCVTCPRQPVDTHATLGQDSLEYLYRRKNKHRTSPCTQCQMDSFRVVRYEIEMENPCYESKNILLRQRHRAAPGTVLMYIRGKLLFAGYICSDHSFSARVLEKQISRSRRDYRLGLILPSDYKFRYYSTIPSDLMSCKPMNQTGYCILEHITTEPQITEVGFLKLNTLLVFFQSLHTVIP
- the LOC101473084 gene encoding uncharacterized protein C3orf20 isoform X3, producing MSSSGGTEGRRGPFYFFDQPAGRNRVKGERGNILHLSVINGGAQFEGRIRSNLEENEGREEEGDKPGTSSALTLNGSIEAYKQAAPQLLNELARLLWQHRWADERRLPHGVVNILNCSWHDLTAGALRSSPKLTDKLPKSVGSPKLQQPPRQVSASGREETAEENPCAARSAGFTGRKSRAKLNPHVKKSEPRCSRARSSTAATPSISSSLIAQPNQASSDVLNRISLYQWVVERLQGAKDPEKLPTTELDPNEQLILRHYGDTKANVTRRRRKDHPSSLVNGMPQIPEVKQQDPARQKLHYRINDGSSFIYYPSGCMAVCQSHSGLPCGGFYTNVFTDSQFPTILATITAFGRGAVTRPLSSAVTALWDQNGGFVCDIYGNKTKEWSWKPYHREKIAIQISDHVSVSLSSGTSAVLTFRCENETAQLPLSARSHLNQPKETSYLKTRETFISDAAQDLLYPPLTHKSVCSRDALQMVREGKRQEESSAHWKRGGHPSGTLIRLQQRVHKTVEDWLDCYRVAVGIKCPGSKRMPDAPPRTRPRKEAQSAALPSVKLPERVNANPVQPEDSRDEFRELHGHLSQSAERAPDFPVVLPRTPRKPEKKERGFTQLGPLRIYGSIKPESVFLPNNPELQMAAVTLLPAVAPFPPSVPLTVCPDLLRAALLGEGQRRSCCCSTKLMPVVTDLEYDALIMGQPPQSQQILVVCVTCPRQPVDTHATLGQDSLEYLYRRKNKHRTSPCTQCQMDSFRVVRYEIEMENPCYESKNILLRQRHRAAPGTVLMYIRGKLLFAGYICSDHSFSARVLEKQISRSRRDYRLGLILPSDYKFSDSVNTPAAADTALT
- the LOC101473084 gene encoding uncharacterized protein C3orf20 isoform X1 — its product is MSSSGGTEGRRGPFYFFDQPAGRNRVKGERGNILHLSVINGGAQFEGRIRSNLEENEGREEEGDKPGTSSALTLNGSIEAYKQAAPQLLNELARLLWQHRWADERRLPHGVVNILNCSWHDLTAGALRSSPKLTDKLPKSVGSPKLQQPPRQVSASGREETAEENPCAARSAGFTGRKSRAKLNPHVKKSEPRCSRARSSTAATPSISSSLIAQPNQASSDVLNRISLYQWVVERLQGAKDPEKLPTTELDPNEQLILRHYGDTKANVTRRRRKDHPSSLVNGMPQIPEVKQQDPARQKLHYRINDGSSFIYYPSGCMAVCQSHSGLPCGGFYTNVFTDSQFPTILATITAFGRGAVTRPLSSAVTALWDQNGGFVCDIYGNKTKEWSWKPYHREKIAIQISDHVSVSLSSGTSAVLTFRCENETAQLPLSARSHLNQPKETSYLKTRETFISDAAQDLLYPPLTHKSVCSRDALQMVREGKRQEESSAHWKRGGHPSGTLIRLQQRVHKTVEDWLDCYRVAVGIKCPGSKRMPDAPPRTRPRKEAQSAALPSVKLPERVNANPVQPEDSRDEFRELHGHLSQSAERAPDFPVVLPRTPRKPEKKERGFTQLGPLRIYGSIKPESVFLPNNPELQMAAVTLLPAVAPFPPSVPLTVCPDLLRAALLGEGQRRSCCCSTKLMPVVTDLEYDALIMGQPPQSQQILVVCVTCPRQPVDTHATLGQDSLEYLYRRKNKHRTSPCTQCQMDSFRVVRYEIEMENPCYESKNILLRQRHRAAPGTVLMYIRGKLLFAGYICSDHSFSARVLEKQISRSRRDYRLGLILPSDYKFRYYSTIPSDLMSCKPMNQTGYCILEHITTEPQITEVGFLKLNTLLVFFQSLHTVIP